The following proteins come from a genomic window of Miscanthus floridulus cultivar M001 chromosome 2, ASM1932011v1, whole genome shotgun sequence:
- the LOC136539258 gene encoding stearoyl-[acyl-carrier-protein] 9-desaturase 1, chloroplastic-like: protein MVMMSGLAAAYSVTTTGTAPLSGWKTRAPPPRVAFQLRRCTSMTTATATCMPREAMTAPEKADVLRSLDGWAESNLLPLLKPVDRSWQPHDLLPDSASAGFREEVDELRARAREIPDDYYVCLVGNMVTEEALPTYHAALNSFVGYDSPSSADAWARWSRGWTAEENRHGDLLNRYLYLCGRVDMRRVEQTIHHLINAGMRLAVDKCPYRGFIYTAFQERATAISHGNTAARAKALGDASLARICGAIAGDEKRHEAAYTRVVDELFARTPDAAVRALEYMMRERILMPAYYMFDGKDPELFHHYADVAQRLGVYTTADYADLVEFFVDRWGVEELGPGLTGEGRQAQDYLCRLPERVRKMAELDARRRQQPQPRQAPFSWVFDRQVELQA from the coding sequence GCGGTGTACGAGTAtgaccacggccacggccacgtgcATGCCCCGCGAGGCGATGACGGCGCCGGAGAAGGCCGACGTGCTGCGGTCGCTGGACGGGTGGGCGGAGTCGAACCTGCTGCCGCTGCTGAAGCCGGTGGACCGGTCGTGGCAGCCGCACGACCTGCTGCCGGACTCGGCGTCGGCGGGGTTCCGCGAGGAGGTGGACGAGCTACGGGCGCGCGCGCGGGAGATCCCCGACGACTACTACGTCTGCCTGGTGGGCAACATGGTGACGGAGGAGGCCCTCCCCACGTACCACGCCGCCCTCAACAGCTTCGTCGGCTACGACAGCCCCTCCAGCGCCGACGCCTGGGCGCGCTGGTCCCGCGGCTGGACCGCCGAGGAGAACCGCCACGGCGACCTCCTGAACCGCTACCTCTACCTGTGCGGCCGCGTTGACATGCGCCGCGTGGAGCAGACCATCCACCACCTCATCAACGCCGGGATGCGCCTCGCCGTCGACAAGTGCCCCTACCGGGgcttcatctacacggcgttcCAGGAGCGCGCCACCGCCATCTCGCACGGCAACACGGCGGCGCGCGCCAAGGCGCTGGGCGACGCCAGTCTGGCCAGGATCTGCGGCGCCATCGCGGGCGACGAGAAGCGGCACGAGGCGGCCTACACCCGGGTGGTGGACGAGCTGTTCGCGCGGACGCCCGACGCCGCCGTGCGCGCGCTCGAGTACATGATGAGGGAGAGGATCCTGATGCCGGCCTACTACATGTTCGACGGGAAGGACCCGGAGCTGTTCCACCACTACGCCGACGTCGCGCAGAGGCTCGGCGTCTACACCACCGCCGACTACGCCGACCTCGTCGAGTTCTTCGTCGACAGGTGGGGCGTCGAGGAGCTCGGCCCCGGCCTCACCGGCGAGGGGAGGCAGGCGCAGGACTACCTCTGCCGGTTGCCGGAGAGGGTGCGCAAGATGGCCGAGCTGGACGCGCGACGGAGACAGCAGCCCCAGCCTCGTCAGGCCCCCTTCTCCTGGGTGTTCGACAGGCAGGTGGAGCTGCAGGCCTGA